The Amycolatopsis solani genome has a window encoding:
- a CDS encoding ABC transporter substrate-binding protein, with translation MAGRHRRLLVPAVAAVLALTSCSSGGTSGDGGTIVTANTGASGAFVRNFNPFLPNQAQAGYGGTIYESLLFFDMADRRPPVPQLATAATFSPDGRTLTVTTRDGVRWHDGQPFTAQDVAFTFDAMIKHPELNTNGLTLAAASAPDDHTAKITFAQPAFNQLWGAAGRTLIVPKHVWEKIADPATEPNPNPVGTGPFTLDSFSPQTFLLKKNPNYWEKDKPAIDGLRFISFSDNTSANQSLLAGKIDWGNTFVPDPAKNWVAKDPKTHLIPSAGIYQTSLVPNLTSRPTNDLAVRQAMNLALDRKRIVDTVYFGVAKVPSPELLQTPRDDEFRSTGPIPRDPAAARAALEKAGYTRGADGVYLDKDGQRLEVSLKVVTGYTDYIQALQLIQQQFAEVGIALTVQQVSSAQFNSDRSTGTFQLLIDGLGGKPDPYQLYNQVLSSATTAPIGQKAVSNWSRFSDPQVDAALAAMAGTDDQVVLKQRTREIGRVLVDRLPYIPVFQNSPNATFLATKVTGWPTDDNLYALSRSDIFPDTGFVAKNLKPVK, from the coding sequence ATGGCCGGAAGGCACCGCCGCCTGCTCGTCCCCGCCGTCGCCGCCGTGCTCGCCCTGACCTCGTGCTCCAGCGGAGGCACGAGCGGTGACGGCGGCACCATCGTCACGGCCAACACCGGCGCCTCGGGCGCGTTCGTCCGCAACTTCAACCCGTTCCTGCCCAACCAGGCCCAGGCCGGCTACGGCGGCACGATCTACGAGTCGCTGCTCTTCTTCGACATGGCCGATCGGCGGCCCCCGGTCCCGCAGCTGGCCACGGCCGCGACCTTCTCCCCGGACGGCAGGACTCTCACCGTCACCACCCGGGACGGCGTCCGGTGGCACGACGGGCAGCCGTTCACCGCCCAGGACGTCGCCTTCACCTTCGACGCCATGATCAAGCACCCCGAGCTCAACACGAACGGGCTGACGCTGGCCGCGGCCAGCGCGCCCGATGACCACACCGCGAAGATCACCTTCGCCCAGCCCGCGTTCAACCAGCTGTGGGGCGCGGCGGGCCGCACCTTGATCGTGCCCAAGCACGTCTGGGAGAAGATCGCCGACCCGGCCACCGAACCGAACCCGAACCCCGTCGGCACCGGGCCGTTCACCCTCGACTCCTTCTCGCCGCAGACGTTCCTGCTGAAGAAGAACCCGAACTACTGGGAGAAGGACAAGCCGGCCATCGACGGCCTGCGGTTCATCTCCTTCAGCGACAACACGAGCGCGAACCAGTCGCTGCTCGCCGGCAAGATCGACTGGGGCAACACCTTCGTCCCCGACCCGGCGAAGAACTGGGTCGCCAAGGACCCGAAAACCCACCTGATCCCGTCGGCCGGCATCTACCAGACCAGTCTCGTGCCCAACCTGACGAGCCGGCCGACGAACGACCTGGCCGTGCGGCAGGCGATGAACCTCGCGCTGGACCGCAAGCGGATCGTCGACACCGTCTACTTCGGAGTCGCGAAGGTGCCCAGCCCCGAACTGCTCCAGACGCCCCGCGACGACGAGTTCCGCAGCACCGGCCCGATCCCCCGCGACCCCGCCGCCGCCCGCGCCGCGCTCGAAAAGGCCGGCTACACGCGCGGCGCCGACGGCGTCTACCTCGACAAGGACGGCCAGCGGCTCGAGGTCTCCCTCAAGGTCGTCACCGGGTACACCGACTACATCCAGGCCCTGCAGCTGATCCAGCAGCAGTTCGCCGAGGTGGGCATCGCGCTGACCGTGCAGCAGGTGTCGAGCGCCCAGTTCAACTCCGACCGCTCGACCGGCACCTTCCAGCTGCTCATCGACGGCCTGGGCGGCAAGCCCGACCCCTACCAGCTCTACAACCAGGTGCTGTCCTCGGCCACCACCGCGCCGATCGGGCAAAAAGCAGTGTCCAACTGGTCGCGCTTCTCCGACCCGCAGGTCGACGCCGCACTAGCCGCGATGGCCGGCACCGACGACCAGGTCGTGCTCAAGCAGCGCACCCGGGAGATCGGGCGGGTCCTGGTCGACCGGCTGCCGTACATCCCGGTGTTCCAGAACAGTCCCAACGCGACATTCCTGGCCACGAAGGTCACCGGCTGGCCCACCGACGACAACCTCTACGCACTGTCGCGTTCGGACATCTTCCCGGACACCGGTTTCGTCGCCAAGAACCTGAAGCCGGTCAAGTGA
- a CDS encoding ABC transporter permease, whose translation MRFLGKKLLFYAVALLAALSLNFLIPRLAPGNPVDAVLARQSSMAPVSPEARHSLELLLGVGDRPMWQQYFSYLGQLVTGDLGRSVTFFPAPVGDIIGQALPWTLGLVGVATVVSFTLGISLGALAGWFRRGFVDSLVAGSTMLAAVPYFWLALAAVFFLAAGLGWFPLGLGYDVEVEPGWSGEFVGDVVYHALLPALTIVVSSLAGWLLGMRNMMVSTLSEDYVVTAQAKGLSLRRVMVTYAARNAVLPSVSGVAVSLGFVVGGAIVTEAVFSYPGIGFTLLQAVRNSDYPLMQGIFLVITLAVLGANLLVDLLYAVIDPRVRTTAKAGAR comes from the coding sequence ATGCGGTTCCTGGGCAAGAAACTCCTCTTCTACGCGGTGGCGTTGCTGGCCGCGCTGTCGCTGAACTTCCTGATCCCGCGGCTCGCGCCGGGCAACCCGGTCGACGCGGTGCTCGCGCGGCAGTCCTCGATGGCGCCGGTCTCCCCGGAGGCCCGGCACTCCCTGGAGCTGCTGCTGGGCGTCGGCGACCGGCCGATGTGGCAGCAGTACTTCTCCTACCTCGGCCAGCTCGTCACCGGCGACCTCGGCCGGTCGGTGACGTTCTTCCCGGCCCCGGTCGGCGACATCATCGGCCAGGCCCTGCCCTGGACGCTGGGCCTGGTCGGGGTGGCCACGGTCGTGTCGTTCACGCTCGGCATCTCCCTCGGCGCGCTGGCCGGCTGGTTCCGCCGCGGGTTCGTCGACTCGCTGGTCGCGGGGTCGACGATGCTGGCGGCCGTCCCGTACTTCTGGCTGGCGCTGGCGGCGGTGTTCTTCCTCGCCGCCGGCCTCGGCTGGTTCCCGCTCGGCCTCGGCTACGACGTCGAGGTCGAGCCGGGTTGGTCCGGCGAGTTCGTCGGCGACGTCGTGTACCACGCGCTGCTGCCGGCGCTCACGATCGTGGTCAGCTCGCTGGCGGGGTGGCTGCTGGGGATGCGCAACATGATGGTGTCCACGCTTTCGGAGGACTACGTCGTCACGGCGCAGGCGAAGGGCCTCAGCCTGCGCCGGGTCATGGTCACCTACGCCGCCCGCAACGCCGTCCTGCCCAGCGTGTCCGGGGTCGCGGTGTCGCTCGGGTTCGTCGTCGGCGGCGCGATCGTCACCGAAGCCGTGTTCTCCTACCCCGGCATCGGGTTCACGCTGCTGCAGGCGGTCCGCAACAGCGACTACCCGCTGATGCAGGGCATCTTCCTCGTCATCACCCTCGCGGTGCTCGGCGCGAACCTGCTGGTCGACCTGCTGTACGCGGTCATCGACCCGCGCGTGCGCACGACGGCGAAGGCAGGTGCCCGGTGA
- a CDS encoding ABC transporter permease, with amino-acid sequence MTQAVITPVRAGGQLSALVKRPKFVLGAGVVALYALVAVLGPLLVGDPHAAGPDLLAPPSAQHPLGTTNNGQDVFAQLITGFRSSLLVGLLAGVVTMVLAALVGVVGGYAGGWADELLNLIGNVFLVIPALPLIVVAASYLHSSGLAVIALLIAVTSWAASARVLRAQTASLAHRDYVDAVRASGERAWRIVVVEILPNLYPILISQFVFAMIGAILGEAGLSFLGLGDLDSVTWGTMLFFAQNGEALSQGAWWWFLPPGLCIAVLGAALTLLNTGVDELINPRLRVRGTQGDIR; translated from the coding sequence GTGACCCAGGCCGTCATCACGCCCGTCCGCGCCGGTGGGCAGTTGTCCGCGCTGGTCAAGCGCCCGAAGTTCGTGCTGGGCGCCGGGGTCGTGGCGCTCTACGCACTCGTCGCGGTGCTCGGGCCGCTGCTCGTCGGCGACCCGCACGCGGCGGGCCCGGACCTGCTCGCCCCGCCGTCGGCGCAGCACCCGCTGGGCACGACGAACAACGGGCAGGACGTCTTCGCGCAGCTGATCACCGGGTTCCGCTCGTCGCTGCTGGTCGGGCTGCTCGCCGGGGTGGTCACGATGGTGCTGGCGGCGCTGGTCGGCGTCGTCGGCGGGTACGCGGGCGGCTGGGCCGACGAGCTGCTCAACCTGATCGGCAACGTCTTCCTCGTCATCCCGGCGCTGCCGCTGATCGTCGTCGCGGCCAGCTACCTGCACTCCAGCGGCCTCGCCGTGATCGCCCTGCTGATCGCGGTGACGAGCTGGGCCGCGTCCGCGCGGGTGCTGCGCGCCCAGACGGCGTCGCTGGCCCACCGCGACTACGTCGACGCCGTCCGCGCGTCCGGCGAACGCGCGTGGCGGATCGTCGTGGTCGAGATCCTGCCCAACCTGTACCCGATCCTCATTTCGCAGTTCGTGTTCGCGATGATCGGCGCGATCCTCGGCGAGGCCGGGCTGTCGTTCCTCGGGCTCGGCGACCTCGACTCGGTCACCTGGGGCACCATGCTGTTCTTCGCCCAGAACGGTGAAGCGCTTTCCCAGGGCGCCTGGTGGTGGTTCCTCCCGCCCGGGCTGTGCATCGCCGTCCTCGGCGCGGCCCTGACCCTGCTCAACACCGGCGTCGACGAACTGATCAACCCGCGGCTGCGGGTGCGCGGCACCCAGGGAGACATCCGGTGA
- a CDS encoding ABC transporter ATP-binding protein: MSDTPVLQVRNLHVDYATPAGPVHAVRGVDLDVHRGELVGIVGESGCGKSTLAYAITRLLRAPAHLTEGTVTFHGTDGPVAVTGLTGRALRRFRWERMSMVFQGAMNALNPVQRVAAQLHDVFRAHRPGMTKAERRTRIDELLELVGLPGRVARAYPHQLSGGMRQRVMIAMALALEPDVVVMDEPTTALDVLVQREILDAVAELRERLGFAVVFITHDLSLLLEISDRIAVMYAGRVVELADSKRLREEPRHPYSAGLLTAFPTLRSARQDRHGIPGHPPDLSRPVAGCAFAGRCGLVVPECTTTDVRLRPVDGSDVACLRAEVLR; the protein is encoded by the coding sequence GTGAGCGACACGCCGGTGCTGCAGGTGCGGAACCTGCACGTCGACTACGCGACCCCGGCCGGGCCGGTGCACGCCGTGCGCGGCGTCGACCTCGACGTCCACCGCGGCGAACTCGTGGGCATCGTCGGCGAGAGCGGGTGCGGGAAGTCCACTTTGGCCTACGCGATCACGCGGCTGCTGCGCGCGCCCGCGCACCTCACCGAGGGCACGGTGACGTTCCACGGAACCGACGGCCCGGTTGCGGTGACCGGATTGACCGGCCGCGCGCTGCGGCGGTTCCGGTGGGAGCGGATGTCCATGGTGTTCCAGGGCGCGATGAACGCCCTCAACCCCGTGCAGCGGGTCGCCGCGCAGCTGCACGACGTCTTCCGCGCCCACCGGCCCGGCATGACGAAGGCCGAGCGCCGGACCCGGATCGACGAGCTGCTGGAGCTGGTCGGGCTGCCCGGGCGCGTCGCCCGCGCGTACCCGCACCAGCTCTCCGGGGGCATGCGCCAGCGCGTGATGATCGCGATGGCGCTGGCCCTCGAGCCCGACGTCGTGGTGATGGACGAGCCCACCACCGCCCTCGACGTCCTCGTGCAGCGGGAGATCCTCGACGCCGTCGCGGAACTGCGGGAACGGCTGGGGTTCGCGGTCGTGTTCATCACCCACGACCTGTCCCTGCTGCTGGAGATCAGCGACCGCATCGCGGTGATGTACGCCGGGCGCGTCGTCGAACTTGCCGACAGCAAACGGCTCCGCGAGGAACCCCGCCACCCCTACAGCGCCGGCCTGCTCACGGCGTTCCCGACATTGCGCTCGGCCCGCCAGGACCGGCACGGGATCCCGGGGCACCCGCCCGACCTCTCCCGGCCGGTAGCCGGGTGCGCGTTCGCCGGCCGCTGCGGGCTCGTCGTGCCCGAATGCACGACCACGGACGTCCGGTTGCGGCCCGTCGACGGCTCGGACGTCGCCTGCCTGCGCGCGGAGGTGCTCCGATGA
- a CDS encoding ABC transporter ATP-binding protein — translation MTQLSAHDLVREFPGGVRAVDGVGFTVTSGQTLALVGASGSGKSTVARMLCGLDQPTSGAITLDGEPRRPGHRALREYRRHVQMVFQDPFASLNPVKPVHHQLARPLRIHGLPGDRRAVLDLLDRVHLRPADQFAGKLPHELSGGQRQRVAIARALAPRPRVLLADEPVSMLDVSVRLDILNLLEDLKRDHDLAVLYITHDLATARHFSTAVMVMNAGRIVEAGDADDVILRPTHEYTRKLAAAAPDPWR, via the coding sequence ATGACCCAGCTGAGCGCCCACGACCTCGTCCGCGAGTTCCCCGGCGGGGTGCGCGCGGTGGACGGGGTCGGCTTCACCGTCACCTCCGGGCAGACCCTCGCCCTCGTCGGGGCCAGCGGCAGCGGGAAGTCGACCGTCGCCCGGATGCTGTGCGGGCTCGACCAGCCGACCAGCGGCGCCATCACCCTCGACGGCGAGCCCCGCCGGCCGGGGCACCGTGCGCTGCGGGAGTACCGCCGGCACGTCCAGATGGTCTTTCAGGACCCGTTCGCCTCGCTCAACCCGGTCAAGCCGGTGCACCACCAGCTGGCCCGGCCGCTGCGGATCCACGGCTTGCCCGGCGACCGGCGGGCCGTGCTCGACCTGCTCGACCGCGTCCACCTGCGGCCGGCCGACCAGTTCGCGGGGAAGCTGCCCCACGAGCTGTCCGGCGGGCAACGCCAGCGCGTCGCGATCGCGCGGGCGCTGGCGCCGCGGCCGCGGGTGCTGCTGGCCGACGAACCGGTGTCCATGTTGGACGTTTCGGTGCGCCTGGACATCCTCAACCTGCTCGAAGACCTCAAGCGCGACCACGACCTCGCCGTCCTCTACATCACCCACGACCTGGCGACCGCGCGGCACTTCTCCACCGCGGTCATGGTGATGAACGCCGGCCGGATCGTCGAAGCGGGGGACGCCGACGACGTCATCCTCCGCCCTACGCACGAATACACCCGCAAGCTGGCCGCCGCCGCGCCCGACCCCTGGCGCTGA
- a CDS encoding glycoside hydrolase family 2 protein, which yields MRIDLGAHDWTLRACGPLNHVPIELARRLAEGIPASVPGTVHTDLLAAGLIPDPYLDRNEADLQWIGLTGWRYETTFDRPAALGTAELVFDGLDTIAEIELNHRVLAETRNMHRSYRIPVTDLLADGNTLAVTFSSAVRYARAERARLGDLPNLGNDEPANFIRKMACNFGWDWGPKLVTAGLWKTASIEVWDVGRLRQVRVAAGGDGVVVVHAEVEGRDDLVLRARVADVEVSGPASAPLRAGVPDPRLWWPHSLGDQPLYPLTVTLETADGSIVDTWAREIGFRTVELDTDGGAFTFRVNGVPLFVRGANWIPDDCFPHRVDAARYDRRVRQAVEANIDLLRVWGGGIYESDDFYAACDRQGVLVWQDFLFACAGYPEEEPLRREVEAEAREAVVRLAPHPSLALWCGNNENYLGWFHWGWRESLAGREWGAGYYEDLLPSIVSELDPSRPYVPGSPWSGDPERDALDDDHGCVHIWDVWNERDYSAYLERVPRFVSEFGWQAPPTWATLTAAVHDVPLTPESPGILHHQKAADGNGKLARGLAHHFPAPESVADWHYLTQVTQARAIRTGIEHFRSHRPRCTGTIVWQLNDCWPVTSWSAIDGAERRKPLWYALRDAYADRLITLQERGAVLVNDSASPWETTVELRRMTVDGEILAKTSQSVRVPPRAAVVLPVGDVGVASDARRELLVADTGAERAIRFLADDLDIDYPEPRFETRVERTATGYAITVTARSVLRDLAVFPDRLAPDAEADQCLLTLLPGDHATIRVTTRYALDPEQLVTRPVLRCLNDVG from the coding sequence GTGCGGATCGACCTCGGCGCCCACGACTGGACCCTGCGCGCCTGCGGCCCCCTCAACCACGTCCCCATCGAGCTGGCCCGGCGGCTGGCCGAGGGGATCCCGGCCTCGGTGCCGGGCACCGTGCACACCGACCTGCTCGCGGCCGGGCTGATCCCCGACCCCTACCTCGACCGCAACGAGGCGGACCTGCAGTGGATCGGGCTCACCGGCTGGCGTTACGAAACGACGTTCGACCGCCCCGCGGCCCTGGGCACGGCCGAGCTGGTCTTCGACGGCCTCGACACGATCGCCGAGATCGAGCTCAACCACCGCGTACTCGCCGAAACCCGCAACATGCACCGCTCGTACCGCATCCCGGTGACCGACCTGCTCGCCGACGGCAACACCCTCGCCGTCACGTTCAGCTCGGCGGTCCGCTACGCGCGGGCCGAACGGGCGCGGCTGGGCGACCTGCCCAACCTGGGCAACGACGAGCCCGCCAACTTCATCCGCAAGATGGCCTGCAACTTCGGGTGGGACTGGGGGCCGAAGCTGGTCACCGCGGGGCTGTGGAAGACGGCGTCGATCGAGGTCTGGGACGTCGGTCGGCTGCGGCAGGTGCGGGTGGCCGCCGGCGGCGACGGCGTCGTGGTCGTGCACGCCGAAGTCGAAGGCCGGGACGATCTCGTGCTGCGGGCGCGCGTCGCCGACGTCGAGGTGTCCGGCCCGGCGTCGGCCCCGCTCCGGGCGGGGGTCCCGGATCCGCGGCTGTGGTGGCCGCACAGCCTGGGTGACCAGCCGCTCTACCCGCTCACCGTCACCTTGGAAACCGCGGACGGGTCCATAGTGGACACCTGGGCGCGCGAGATCGGCTTCCGGACCGTCGAACTCGACACCGACGGCGGCGCGTTCACCTTCCGCGTCAACGGCGTTCCACTGTTCGTCCGCGGCGCCAACTGGATCCCCGACGACTGCTTCCCGCACCGCGTCGACGCGGCTCGTTACGACCGGCGGGTCCGCCAGGCCGTCGAAGCGAACATCGACCTGCTGCGCGTGTGGGGCGGCGGGATCTACGAGAGCGACGACTTCTACGCCGCGTGCGACCGGCAGGGAGTGCTGGTGTGGCAGGACTTCCTGTTCGCCTGCGCCGGCTACCCGGAGGAAGAGCCGCTGCGGCGCGAGGTGGAAGCCGAGGCGCGGGAGGCCGTCGTCCGGCTCGCGCCGCACCCGTCGCTGGCGCTGTGGTGCGGCAACAACGAGAACTACCTCGGCTGGTTCCACTGGGGCTGGCGGGAAAGCCTCGCCGGCCGTGAGTGGGGTGCGGGCTACTACGAGGACCTGCTGCCGTCGATCGTGTCCGAACTGGACCCGTCCCGGCCTTACGTTCCCGGCAGCCCGTGGTCGGGCGATCCGGAGCGCGACGCCCTGGACGACGACCACGGCTGCGTGCACATCTGGGACGTCTGGAACGAGCGGGACTACAGCGCCTACCTCGAGCGCGTCCCGCGGTTCGTGTCCGAGTTCGGCTGGCAGGCGCCGCCCACGTGGGCCACGCTCACCGCGGCCGTCCACGACGTCCCGCTGACTCCGGAGTCGCCGGGCATCCTGCACCACCAGAAAGCGGCCGACGGCAACGGAAAGCTCGCCCGCGGGCTCGCGCACCACTTCCCGGCGCCGGAATCGGTGGCGGACTGGCACTACCTCACGCAGGTGACGCAGGCCCGCGCGATCCGCACGGGCATCGAGCACTTCCGCAGCCACCGGCCGCGGTGCACGGGCACGATCGTCTGGCAGCTCAACGACTGCTGGCCGGTGACGTCCTGGAGCGCGATCGACGGCGCCGAACGCCGCAAGCCGCTGTGGTACGCGTTGCGGGACGCGTATGCGGATCGGCTGATCACCCTGCAGGAGCGGGGAGCCGTCCTGGTCAACGACTCGGCGTCACCGTGGGAGACAACGGTGGAGCTGCGGCGGATGACCGTGGACGGGGAGATCCTCGCGAAGACCAGCCAAAGCGTGCGGGTTCCGCCGCGGGCCGCGGTGGTGCTGCCCGTGGGAGACGTCGGAGTTGCTTCGGACGCGCGTCGCGAGCTGCTCGTCGCGGACACGGGCGCCGAGCGGGCCATCCGGTTCCTCGCCGACGACCTCGACATCGACTACCCGGAGCCGCGGTTCGAGACGCGGGTCGAGCGCACGGCGACCGGCTACGCCATCACGGTCACCGCGCGCTCGGTGCTCCGCGATCTGGCGGTCTTCCCCGACCGGCTGGCTCCGGACGCGGAGGCCGACCAGTGCCTGCTGACGTTGCTGCCGGGGGACCACGCCACCATCCGAGTCACCACGCGGTACGCGCTCGACCCGGAGCAGCTCGTGACGCGGCCGGTGCTGCGCTGCCTCAACGACGTCGGCTGA
- a CDS encoding glycoside hydrolase family 26 protein, translating to MSPSSRRFLAPVLAAVTAAALMAAPAAAVATPQAGGTLNYLKQISGQYTIAGQHNKEPASQPAYYTGKVHDITGQYPGLWGGDFFFGASDVANRQAVVNQAKLEWSNGAIVTLTWHMCPPTQGSSCDWSSGVMSKLSDAQWSELMTNGSNLNNRYKARLAEVVPYLRQLQDAGVQVLFRPLHELNDSWAWWGGRPGLGGSAGLYRITHDYFVGQGLTSIVWNWAVKDVNMGSIASFYPGDNYVDVAALDVWMKANSSASDYQAMLNVSHGKPIALGETGTIPSPELLASQPKWTYFMEWSEYLQGSNTNAAIQRTYFDGRVLVLAEMQRG from the coding sequence GTGTCCCCGAGTTCACGTCGATTCCTGGCCCCGGTGCTGGCCGCCGTCACCGCCGCGGCCCTGATGGCGGCGCCCGCCGCGGCCGTCGCCACCCCGCAGGCCGGCGGCACCCTCAACTACCTGAAACAGATCTCCGGCCAGTACACGATCGCCGGGCAGCACAACAAGGAGCCCGCGAGCCAGCCCGCGTACTACACCGGGAAGGTCCACGACATCACCGGCCAGTACCCCGGCCTGTGGGGCGGCGACTTCTTCTTCGGCGCGTCCGACGTCGCCAATCGCCAGGCGGTGGTCAACCAGGCCAAGCTCGAATGGAGCAACGGCGCGATCGTCACGCTGACCTGGCACATGTGCCCGCCGACGCAGGGCAGTTCGTGCGACTGGAGCTCCGGGGTGATGAGCAAGCTCAGCGACGCCCAGTGGAGTGAGCTGATGACGAACGGCTCGAACCTCAACAACCGCTACAAGGCCCGGCTGGCCGAGGTGGTGCCGTACCTGCGGCAACTCCAGGACGCGGGTGTCCAGGTGCTGTTCCGCCCGCTGCACGAGCTCAACGACAGCTGGGCCTGGTGGGGCGGCCGCCCCGGCTTGGGCGGCAGCGCCGGGCTTTACCGGATCACCCATGACTACTTCGTCGGCCAGGGGCTGACCAGCATCGTGTGGAACTGGGCGGTCAAGGACGTCAACATGGGGTCGATCGCGAGCTTCTACCCCGGCGACAACTACGTCGACGTGGCCGCGCTGGACGTGTGGATGAAAGCGAACTCGTCGGCGTCGGACTACCAGGCGATGCTGAACGTCTCCCACGGCAAGCCGATCGCCCTGGGCGAGACGGGCACCATCCCGTCCCCGGAGCTGCTGGCGTCGCAGCCGAAGTGGACGTACTTCATGGAGTGGTCGGAGTACCTGCAGGGCAGCAACACGAACGCGGCCATCCAGCGCACGTACTTCGACGGGCGCGTGCTGGTGCTCGCGGAGATGCAGCGCGGCTGA
- a CDS encoding TetR/AcrR family transcriptional regulator: MPEPWPRADVLRNRRNLLAAAEEAFNAGGAGASLDDIARAAGVGNATLYRHFPTRQQLIDAVYAERIQALCDLAARVRVTEPPGVALLTWLRAVVDHISRSRGLRDAFVDAHHLGGDGAPRVAEWHRKTDDAVVPLLQDAQAAGAAHPDLRAGELMALVASIAHAGGGDPAGAHRLLEFAWEGVSPRR; this comes from the coding sequence ATGCCCGAACCGTGGCCGCGTGCCGACGTCCTGCGCAACCGCCGGAACCTGCTGGCGGCCGCCGAAGAGGCGTTCAACGCCGGAGGCGCCGGGGCATCCCTGGATGACATCGCTCGCGCGGCCGGGGTGGGCAACGCCACCCTGTACCGGCACTTCCCGACCCGGCAGCAGCTCATCGACGCGGTGTACGCGGAGCGCATCCAGGCGCTTTGCGACCTGGCCGCGCGGGTGCGGGTCACCGAACCGCCCGGTGTGGCGCTGCTTACATGGCTGCGCGCCGTGGTCGACCACATCAGCCGGAGCCGCGGGCTGCGCGACGCGTTCGTCGACGCCCACCACCTCGGCGGCGACGGGGCTCCCCGGGTGGCCGAATGGCACCGCAAAACCGACGATGCCGTCGTTCCCCTGCTCCAGGACGCGCAGGCGGCGGGAGCCGCGCACCCGGACCTGCGCGCGGGCGAGTTGATGGCTCTCGTCGCGTCGATCGCGCACGCGGGCGGGGGCGACCCGGCCGGGGCGCACCGGCTGCTCGAGTTCGCCTGGGAGGGCGTTTCCCCGCGACGGTGA
- a CDS encoding CU044_2847 family protein — protein MARSGEREDDQPVEILLEVRPSSVSGDLSPRVAVPEDFRRRASEIADSVAQVADRFRARLVRVLTSDNESPWAVDTIEVGFDIAVQAEAGVVIAKASTGATLSAKLILKSRQSER, from the coding sequence ATGGCCAGATCTGGTGAGCGTGAGGACGACCAACCAGTGGAGATACTGCTGGAAGTTCGTCCTAGCTCGGTTTCCGGTGATCTTTCTCCGAGGGTGGCGGTGCCGGAAGACTTTCGCCGGCGTGCCTCCGAAATCGCCGACAGCGTGGCGCAGGTAGCGGACCGGTTCCGAGCTCGGCTCGTGCGCGTCCTAACCTCCGACAACGAGAGTCCGTGGGCAGTTGACACCATCGAAGTCGGGTTCGACATCGCTGTGCAGGCCGAAGCCGGCGTGGTGATCGCAAAGGCATCGACTGGAGCGACGCTGTCCGCAAAGTTGATATTGAAGTCCCGGCAGAGCGAGAGGTGA